In Streptomyces durocortorensis, a genomic segment contains:
- a CDS encoding branched-chain amino acid ABC transporter permease has protein sequence MNELPQQLVNGLLLGSMYGLVAIGYTMVYGIVQLINFAHGEIFMTGGFGALTVWLILPSGTSVLLALPLMLIGAIIVATTIAVGAERFAYRPLRGGPRLAPLITAIGLSLALQQAVWAWYPDAKSARTFPEIPGGPFELGPVTIQTGDVFLLIAAPISMAVLGYFVMKTRTGRGMQATAQDPDTAKLMGINTDRIIVVAFALGAAFAAIGAVAYGLKYGEVQFRMGFLLGLKAFTAAVLGGIGNIYGAMIGGLTLGVAETMAAAYVAEIPGLEQLGGQSWANAWAFVLLILVLLFRPQGIMGERVADRA, from the coding sequence GTGAACGAACTGCCGCAACAGCTGGTCAACGGCCTGCTACTCGGATCGATGTACGGGCTGGTCGCCATTGGCTACACGATGGTCTACGGCATCGTCCAGCTCATCAACTTCGCCCACGGCGAGATCTTCATGACCGGCGGCTTCGGGGCCCTCACGGTCTGGCTCATACTCCCCAGCGGCACCAGCGTCCTGCTCGCACTGCCCCTCATGCTCATCGGCGCGATCATCGTCGCCACCACCATCGCGGTCGGAGCGGAACGATTCGCCTACCGGCCACTGCGCGGCGGACCACGCCTCGCACCACTCATCACCGCCATCGGCCTGTCACTCGCCCTCCAGCAGGCCGTATGGGCCTGGTACCCCGACGCCAAATCCGCCCGCACCTTCCCCGAAATCCCCGGCGGCCCCTTCGAACTCGGCCCCGTCACCATCCAGACCGGTGACGTCTTCCTGCTCATAGCCGCCCCCATATCCATGGCCGTCCTCGGCTACTTCGTCATGAAGACCCGCACCGGCCGCGGCATGCAGGCCACCGCGCAGGACCCGGACACCGCCAAGCTCATGGGCATCAACACCGACCGCATCATCGTGGTCGCCTTCGCCCTCGGCGCCGCGTTCGCCGCCATCGGCGCCGTCGCCTACGGCCTCAAATACGGCGAAGTCCAGTTCCGCATGGGCTTCCTCCTCGGCCTCAAGGCCTTCACCGCAGCCGTCCTCGGCGGCATCGGCAACATCTACGGCGCCATGATCGGCGGCCTCACCCTCGGCGTCGCCGAGACCATGGCCGCCGCCTACGTCGCCGAAATCCCCGGCCTCGAACAACTCGGCGGCCAGTCCTGGGCCAACGCCTGGGCGTTCGTACTCCTCATCCTCGTGCTCCTCTTCCGGCCCCAGGGCATCATGGGCGAGCGCGTCGCGGACAGGGCGTGA
- a CDS encoding branched-chain amino acid ABC transporter permease has protein sequence MTTMTTTQTTTVTAPAQATPATRGTLPPHIARATATAGGALTIISAFLAWTWTSAFPGNLTVYGYPGGLQWLVLVSGALLTLFGLSSYGIKGLNWLTPQGADAAIRLSAYAALATAWFTMAAISVQLGGAVNLEPGAYFALVATLIGWLGARSLPYERPETTPADPEDTGFGQFKHNLGNRWETYKGTLTTGTARPAKTLPSYIEILIVAVVLALGLVVFTYGISTEYDELFIGFLITAGFGFAAIQKAGLIQRVATLTARHRNVTLIGAFVAAAAFPFTQSDDQYATIGVNILIFATVALGLNIVVGLAGLLDLGYVAFLGVGAYAAALVSGSPTSPLGIQLPFWQAILVGAAASMVFGVLIGAPTLRLRGDYLAIVTLGFGEIFRIAVLNLDGTSGPDVTNGSNGISSIPNLSILGFDFGATHSIAGFTIGRFANYFFLMLLVTLIVVVVFRRSAESRIGRAWVAIREDETAAEAMGINGFRTKLVAFALGATLAGLAGAVQAHVTYTVTPEQYQFAHAVPPNSAFLLAAVVLGGMGTISGPLVGGALLFLIPNKLQFMSDYQLFAFGLALVLLMRFRPEGLIANRRRQLEFHEKDEAPATLTKAGS, from the coding sequence GTGACCACGATGACCACTACACAGACCACCACGGTCACCGCACCCGCACAGGCCACCCCGGCCACCCGCGGCACCCTCCCACCGCACATCGCACGGGCAACCGCCACCGCCGGCGGCGCACTCACCATCATCTCCGCCTTCCTCGCCTGGACCTGGACCTCCGCCTTCCCCGGCAACCTCACGGTCTACGGCTACCCCGGCGGACTCCAGTGGCTCGTCCTCGTCAGCGGAGCCCTGCTCACCCTCTTCGGCCTCTCCTCCTACGGAATCAAAGGCCTGAACTGGCTCACCCCCCAAGGCGCCGACGCCGCCATCCGGCTCTCCGCCTACGCAGCCCTCGCCACCGCCTGGTTCACGATGGCCGCCATCAGCGTCCAGCTCGGCGGCGCCGTCAACCTCGAACCCGGCGCCTACTTCGCCCTCGTCGCCACCCTCATCGGCTGGCTCGGCGCCCGCTCCCTCCCCTACGAGCGACCCGAAACCACCCCCGCCGACCCCGAGGACACCGGCTTCGGACAGTTCAAGCACAACCTCGGCAACCGCTGGGAAACCTACAAGGGCACCCTCACCACCGGCACCGCCCGCCCCGCGAAAACTCTCCCCTCGTACATCGAGATCCTCATCGTCGCCGTCGTCCTCGCCCTCGGCCTGGTCGTCTTCACCTACGGCATCAGCACCGAGTACGACGAGCTGTTCATCGGCTTCCTCATCACCGCCGGCTTCGGCTTCGCAGCCATCCAGAAAGCCGGACTCATCCAACGCGTCGCCACCCTCACGGCACGCCACCGCAACGTGACCCTCATCGGCGCCTTCGTCGCCGCTGCGGCCTTCCCCTTCACCCAGTCCGACGACCAGTACGCGACCATCGGCGTCAACATCCTCATCTTCGCCACCGTCGCCCTCGGACTGAACATCGTCGTCGGCCTCGCCGGACTCCTCGACCTCGGCTACGTCGCCTTCCTCGGCGTCGGCGCCTACGCCGCCGCCCTCGTCTCCGGCTCACCGACCTCCCCACTCGGCATCCAGCTGCCCTTCTGGCAGGCAATCCTCGTCGGCGCCGCCGCCTCCATGGTCTTCGGCGTCCTCATCGGCGCCCCCACCCTGCGGCTCCGCGGCGACTACCTCGCCATCGTGACCCTCGGCTTCGGAGAGATCTTCCGCATCGCCGTCCTCAACCTCGACGGCACCTCCGGACCCGACGTCACCAACGGCTCCAACGGCATCTCCTCGATCCCGAACCTCAGCATCCTCGGCTTCGACTTCGGCGCCACCCACTCCATCGCCGGGTTCACCATCGGCCGCTTCGCCAACTACTTCTTCCTGATGCTGCTGGTCACCCTCATCGTGGTCGTGGTCTTCCGCCGAAGCGCCGAATCCCGCATCGGCCGCGCCTGGGTCGCCATCCGCGAAGACGAGACCGCCGCCGAAGCCATGGGCATCAACGGCTTCCGCACCAAACTCGTCGCCTTCGCCCTCGGCGCCACCCTCGCCGGCCTCGCCGGAGCCGTACAAGCACACGTCACCTACACCGTGACACCCGAGCAGTACCAGTTCGCCCACGCCGTCCCGCCCAACTCGGCCTTCCTCCTCGCAGCGGTCGTCCTCGGCGGCATGGGCACCATCAGCGGACCCCTCGTCGGCGGCGCACTCCTCTTCCTCATCCCGAACAAGCTCCAGTTCATGAGCGACTACCAGCTCTTCGCCTTCGGGCTCGCGCTGGTCCTGCTGATGCGCTTCCGCCCCGAGGGCCTCATCGCCAACCGCCGTCGACAGCTCGAATTCCACGAGAAGGACGAAGCGCCCGCCACTCTCACCAAGGCAGGGTCCTGA
- a CDS encoding ABC transporter ATP-binding protein, whose protein sequence is MTTDTTTAEAAAVSAPGETVLDARGVTMRFGGLTAVRSVDLTVNSGEIVGLIGPNGAGKTTFFNCLTGLYTPTEGEVLYKGTVLPAKSFKITATGIARTFQNIRLFSNMTVLENVLVGRHTRTKEGLWSALLRGPGFHRAEAESKARAMELLEFIGLDHKAEHLSRNLPYGEQRKLEIARALASEPGLLLLDEPTAGMNPQETRAAEELIFAIRDKGIAVLVIEHDMRFIFNLCDRVACLVQGEKLVEGTAAEVQGDERVVAAYLGEPFEGDPGAAEVAEVEAAEAHTTATTAPETTEATTPEPAAPDAEAPAAEAPTADTPEADAASDTTPDTPGASTSKENDR, encoded by the coding sequence ATGACCACCGACACCACCACCGCCGAGGCAGCAGCCGTGAGCGCACCCGGCGAGACCGTCCTCGACGCCCGCGGCGTCACGATGCGATTCGGCGGCCTCACCGCCGTCCGATCCGTCGACCTCACCGTCAACTCCGGTGAGATCGTCGGCCTCATCGGCCCCAACGGCGCAGGCAAGACCACCTTCTTCAACTGCCTCACCGGCCTCTACACCCCCACCGAGGGCGAAGTCCTCTACAAGGGCACCGTACTCCCCGCCAAATCCTTCAAGATCACGGCGACCGGCATTGCCCGCACCTTCCAGAACATCCGCCTCTTCTCCAACATGACCGTCCTGGAGAACGTCCTCGTCGGACGCCACACCCGCACCAAGGAAGGCCTCTGGTCCGCCCTCCTGCGCGGCCCCGGCTTCCACCGCGCCGAGGCCGAGTCCAAGGCCCGCGCCATGGAACTGCTGGAGTTCATCGGCCTCGACCACAAGGCCGAACACCTCTCCCGCAACCTCCCCTACGGCGAACAGCGCAAGCTGGAGATCGCCCGCGCGCTCGCCAGCGAGCCCGGCCTCCTCCTGCTCGACGAACCCACCGCCGGCATGAACCCGCAGGAGACCCGCGCGGCCGAAGAACTCATCTTCGCCATCCGCGACAAGGGCATCGCCGTCCTCGTCATCGAGCACGACATGCGCTTCATCTTCAACCTCTGCGACCGCGTGGCCTGCCTCGTCCAGGGCGAGAAGCTGGTCGAAGGCACCGCCGCCGAAGTCCAGGGCGACGAACGCGTCGTCGCCGCCTACCTCGGCGAACCCTTCGAAGGCGACCCGGGCGCGGCGGAAGTCGCGGAAGTCGAAGCCGCGGAGGCCCACACCACGGCCACCACCGCACCGGAGACCACCGAGGCCACCACCCCGGAACCAGCCGCTCCGGACGCAGAGGCCCCGGCGGCAGAGGCCCCGACGGCAGACACACCGGAGGCAGACGCCGCGTCCGACACCACCCCGGACACACCCGGCGCGAGCACCAGCAAGGAGAACGACCGATGA
- a CDS encoding ABC transporter ATP-binding protein, with the protein MTALLEVEDLRVAYGKIEAVKGISFKVEAGEVVTLIGTNGAGKTTTLRTLSGLIKPLAGQIKFNGKSLRKVPAHQVVSLGLAHSPEGRHIFPRMSIEDNLRLGAFLRKDSDGIAKDIQRAYGLFPILGERRKQAAGTLSGGEQQMLAMGRALMSQPKLLMLDEPSMGLSPIMMQKIMATITELRDQGTTILLVEQNAQAALSLANNAHVMEVGNIVLSGTGQDLLHDDSVRKAYLGED; encoded by the coding sequence ATGACCGCACTTCTCGAAGTCGAGGACCTGCGCGTCGCCTACGGCAAGATCGAGGCCGTCAAGGGAATCTCGTTCAAGGTCGAGGCCGGCGAAGTCGTCACCCTCATCGGCACCAACGGCGCCGGCAAGACGACAACACTCCGCACCCTCTCCGGACTGATCAAGCCGCTCGCCGGCCAGATCAAATTCAACGGCAAGTCCCTGCGCAAGGTCCCGGCCCACCAGGTCGTCTCCCTCGGACTCGCCCACTCCCCCGAAGGCCGCCACATCTTCCCCCGCATGTCCATCGAGGACAACCTGCGCCTCGGCGCCTTCCTCCGCAAGGACAGCGACGGCATCGCCAAGGACATCCAGCGCGCCTACGGCCTCTTCCCCATCCTCGGGGAACGCCGGAAGCAGGCCGCGGGCACCCTCTCCGGCGGCGAACAGCAGATGCTCGCCATGGGACGCGCCCTGATGTCCCAGCCCAAACTGCTCATGCTCGACGAACCCTCCATGGGCCTCTCCCCGATCATGATGCAGAAGATCATGGCAACCATCACCGAACTCCGCGACCAGGGCACCACCATCCTGCTCGTCGAGCAGAACGCCCAGGCGGCACTCTCGCTCGCCAACAACGCGCATGTCATGGAGGTCGGCAACATCGTCCTCTCCGGCACCGGACAGGACCTGCTGCACGACGACTCCGTCCGCAAGGCGTACCTCGGCGAGGACTGA
- a CDS encoding ANTAR domain-containing response regulator yields MTTPESPQPVDAVDDDKSHVPPLTTRVVIAEDEALIRLDLKEMLEEEGYSVVGEAGDGQQAVELAREHKPDLVILDVKMPVLDGISAAEKIAEESIAPVLMLTAFSQRDLVERARDAGAMAYLVKPFSKSDVVPAIEMAVSRFAELKALESEIADLSQRLETRKLVDRAKSILQTDYGLSEPAAFRWIQKTSMDRRMSMQQLAEALIADAEEKKAAE; encoded by the coding sequence GTGACCACCCCCGAGTCGCCCCAGCCCGTAGACGCCGTCGACGACGACAAGTCGCACGTCCCGCCGCTGACGACCCGCGTCGTCATCGCCGAGGACGAGGCCCTCATCCGCCTCGACCTCAAGGAGATGCTGGAGGAGGAGGGCTACTCCGTCGTCGGTGAGGCGGGCGACGGCCAGCAGGCCGTCGAGCTGGCCCGGGAGCACAAGCCGGACCTGGTGATCCTCGATGTGAAGATGCCGGTCCTCGACGGGATCTCCGCCGCCGAGAAGATCGCCGAGGAGTCCATCGCGCCCGTCCTCATGCTCACCGCCTTCTCGCAGCGCGACCTGGTCGAGCGGGCCCGGGACGCGGGGGCCATGGCGTATCTGGTGAAGCCGTTCAGCAAGAGCGACGTGGTGCCCGCCATCGAGATGGCCGTCTCCCGGTTCGCGGAGCTGAAGGCGCTGGAGAGCGAGATCGCGGACCTGTCCCAGCGGCTGGAGACCCGCAAGCTGGTGGACCGGGCGAAGAGCATCCTCCAGACGGATTACGGGCTCTCCGAGCCTGCCGCGTTCCGGTGGATCCAGAAGACGTCGATGGACCGCCGGATGTCGATGCAGCAGCTTGCGGAGGCGCTGATCGCGGACGCGGAGGAGAAGAAGGCGGCCGAGTAG
- a CDS encoding helix-turn-helix domain-containing protein, translated as MQQHNPSIRDEALTLLRSGTANRAVAEHLNVPRGTVGWWLHEDRKRRGVQYEQPTDCPVCTGRELDHPAYGYLLGLYLGDGHITSKPKQHHLSIFCDAIWPGVIDEAESAMRKVMPLPRTGRRQRNNCVEVKSYSKHWTCAFPQHGPGKKHERPIVLEPWQQQIVTAQPWHFVRGLIHSDGCRNMNWTTRIVQGERKRYEYPRYYFTNASDDIRRLYTDALDALGVAWTHCTRAGKPYNISVARRASVALMDAHVGPKY; from the coding sequence ATGCAGCAGCACAACCCCTCGATACGTGACGAAGCGCTTACCCTCCTGCGGAGCGGAACCGCCAATCGAGCAGTGGCGGAACACCTCAACGTCCCACGCGGCACTGTCGGCTGGTGGCTACACGAGGACCGCAAGCGACGCGGAGTGCAGTACGAACAGCCCACCGACTGCCCCGTGTGCACGGGCCGGGAGCTTGATCACCCCGCCTACGGCTACTTACTGGGGCTGTACCTCGGCGACGGCCACATCACGTCGAAGCCCAAGCAGCATCACCTGTCGATCTTCTGCGACGCCATCTGGCCGGGCGTGATCGACGAGGCGGAATCAGCCATGCGCAAAGTCATGCCCCTGCCACGCACCGGTCGGCGCCAGAGGAACAACTGCGTCGAGGTGAAGTCGTACAGCAAGCACTGGACCTGTGCCTTTCCTCAGCACGGGCCGGGCAAGAAGCACGAACGGCCGATTGTCCTCGAACCGTGGCAGCAGCAGATCGTCACCGCTCAGCCCTGGCACTTCGTCCGCGGCCTCATCCACTCCGACGGCTGCCGGAACATGAACTGGACGACCAGGATCGTCCAGGGTGAACGCAAGCGGTACGAGTACCCCCGCTACTACTTCACCAACGCCTCCGACGACATCCGTCGGCTCTACACCGACGCCCTCGACGCGCTCGGCGTCGCCTGGACGCACTGCACACGCGCGGGCAAGCCCTACAACATCTCCGTAGCCCGACGGGCATCCGTCGCCCTCATGGATGCGCACGTCGGGCCTAAGTACTGA
- the pyk gene encoding pyruvate kinase: MRRAKIVCTLGPSTDTYDQIKALLEAGMDIARFNLSHGTYAEHEERYHHLRKASEETGRSVGILADLQGPKIRLGRFREGPVLLERGDTFTITVEPLQNEGNGDICSTTYNGLAADVTTGERILVDDGRVTLEVTDVDGPRVHTTVIEGGMVSDHKGLNLPGVAVSVPALSEKDIDDLRWALRTGADIIALSFVRTGHDIDDVHRIMDEEGRRLPVIAKVEKPQAVENIDDIVAAFDGIMVARGDLGVEMPLEQVPIVQKRAIKLAKRNAKPVIVATQMLDSMIDNSRPTRAEASDVANAIIDGTDAVMLSGETSVGKYPIETVRTMSRIVEAAEQDILAKGLPPLTERNKPRTQGGAVARAAAEMGDFLGAKFLVAFTQSGDTVKRLSRYRSPIPLLAFTPDEATRAQLNLTWGVETFLGPKVDSTDAMVAQVDEELLRIGRCAKGDTVVITAGSPPGVAGSTNLVRVHHIGEDDSPK, from the coding sequence ATGCGCCGAGCGAAAATCGTTTGTACCCTGGGACCCTCAACCGACACATACGACCAGATCAAAGCCCTGCTCGAAGCGGGAATGGACATCGCCCGCTTCAACCTGAGCCACGGCACCTACGCCGAACACGAAGAGCGCTACCACCACCTGCGCAAGGCGTCCGAGGAAACCGGCCGCAGCGTCGGCATCCTCGCCGACCTTCAAGGCCCGAAGATCCGCCTCGGACGCTTCCGCGAAGGCCCCGTACTCCTTGAACGCGGCGACACCTTCACCATCACCGTCGAACCCCTCCAAAACGAAGGCAACGGCGACATCTGCTCCACCACCTACAACGGCCTCGCCGCCGACGTCACCACCGGCGAACGCATCCTCGTCGACGACGGCCGCGTCACCCTCGAAGTCACCGACGTCGACGGCCCCCGCGTCCACACCACCGTCATCGAAGGCGGCATGGTCTCCGACCACAAGGGACTCAACCTCCCCGGAGTCGCCGTCTCCGTCCCCGCCCTCTCCGAAAAGGACATCGACGACCTCCGCTGGGCCCTGCGCACCGGAGCGGACATCATCGCCCTCTCCTTCGTCCGCACCGGCCACGACATCGACGACGTCCACCGCATCATGGACGAAGAAGGCCGCCGCCTCCCCGTCATCGCCAAGGTCGAAAAACCCCAAGCCGTCGAGAACATCGACGACATCGTCGCCGCCTTCGACGGCATCATGGTCGCCCGCGGCGACCTCGGCGTCGAAATGCCCCTCGAACAAGTCCCGATCGTCCAGAAGCGCGCCATCAAACTCGCCAAGCGCAACGCCAAACCGGTCATCGTCGCCACCCAGATGCTCGACTCGATGATCGACAACTCCCGCCCCACCCGCGCCGAAGCCTCCGACGTCGCCAACGCGATCATCGACGGCACCGACGCGGTGATGCTCTCCGGCGAGACCAGCGTCGGCAAATACCCCATCGAGACCGTACGCACCATGTCCCGCATCGTCGAAGCGGCAGAGCAGGACATCCTCGCCAAGGGCCTCCCGCCCCTCACCGAACGCAACAAGCCCCGCACCCAGGGCGGCGCGGTAGCCAGGGCCGCCGCCGAGATGGGCGACTTCCTCGGCGCCAAGTTCCTCGTCGCCTTCACCCAGAGCGGCGACACGGTCAAACGCCTCTCCCGCTACCGCTCACCCATCCCCCTCCTCGCCTTCACCCCCGACGAAGCCACCCGCGCCCAGCTCAACCTCACCTGGGGCGTCGAGACCTTCCTCGGCCCGAAGGTCGACTCCACGGACGCGATGGTCGCCCAGGTCGACGAGGAACTCCTGCGCATCGGCCGCTGCGCGAAGGGCGACACCGTGGTGATCACGGCCGGCTCCCCGCCCGGTGTGGCGGGCTCCACGAACCTGGTCCGCGTCCACCACATCGGCGAGGACGACAGCCCGAAGTAG
- a CDS encoding SIMPL domain-containing protein: MTETPTPATHHPYGTPTTPHVTVRGEAHLEVDPETAHIAVTLTARGTDRRTTLDDLTRRNATALDLIKTYGDAIEKLETGTLTINPELTRRGRAERIRAYHGSIQLTVTLNDFTTLGELITRLADHDLTRVDGPWWALRPTSPVHAAARRQAVQEALQRAREYADALDTRLGALLELSDTGTHTGGHLTRAAFAGTAMPFRGSGTEATADAAPVDLEPVRQTVDAHVEASFTLIPPDLG; the protein is encoded by the coding sequence ATGACCGAAACCCCCACCCCCGCCACCCACCACCCCTACGGCACCCCCACCACCCCCCACGTCACCGTCCGCGGCGAAGCCCACCTCGAAGTCGACCCCGAGACCGCCCACATCGCCGTCACCCTCACCGCCCGCGGCACCGACCGCCGCACCACCCTCGACGACCTCACCCGCCGCAACGCCACCGCCCTCGACCTCATCAAGACCTACGGCGACGCCATCGAAAAGCTCGAAACCGGCACCCTCACCATCAACCCCGAACTCACCCGCCGCGGCCGCGCCGAACGCATCCGCGCCTACCACGGCAGCATCCAACTCACCGTCACCCTCAACGACTTCACCACCCTCGGTGAACTCATCACCCGCCTCGCCGACCACGACCTCACCCGCGTCGACGGCCCCTGGTGGGCCCTGCGCCCGACATCCCCCGTCCACGCGGCCGCCCGCCGACAAGCCGTCCAGGAAGCCCTTCAACGGGCTCGCGAATACGCCGACGCCCTCGACACCCGCCTCGGCGCCCTCCTCGAACTCAGCGACACCGGCACCCACACCGGAGGCCACCTCACCCGCGCCGCCTTCGCCGGCACGGCCATGCCCTTCCGGGGCTCCGGAACGGAAGCCACCGCCGACGCCGCCCCCGTCGACCTCGAACCCGTACGCCAGACCGTCGACGCCCACGTCGAAGCGTCCTTCACCCTCATCCCGCCGGACCTCGGATAA
- a CDS encoding bifunctional metallophosphatase/5'-nucleotidase: MPLNRRTFLGRSAAAGAGVAMAGGAVVGSAGAAEAAEAGRGHGHGHGRPAKRYSFTVMGTTDLHGNVFNWDYFTGAEYDDAAHNDVGLAKISTLVDRVRREKGGRNTLLIDAGDTIQGTQLSYYYAKVDPITARRGPVHPMARAMNAIGYDAAALGNHEFNYGIPVLRKFEEQCDFPLLGANALDARTLRPAFAPYVIKRMHTPCGRDVRVAVLGLTNPGIAIWDKAHVGGRMVFPGLEEQAAKWVPKLRSMGADVVIVSAHSGSSGTSSYGDQLPYVENAAALVAEQVPGIDAILVGHAHVEIAEHFVTNKETGRRVVLSEPAKWGQRLTLFDFDLVWEKGRWVVEKAGSQVLNSNTVPEDRKVTSLLREEHRKVVAYVNQVIGTSVVAMSTADAPWKDEPIIDLINQVQTDTVTAALAGGEYAALPVLSQASCFSRTAGIPAGDVTIRDAAGLYPFENTLEARLITGAQLKEYLEYSARYYVQTPAGGPVDPAKLTNADGIPDYNYDAVSGVTYDIDIAKPVGSRVAGLSFEGEAVDPAARFVFAVNNYRASGGGDFPHVPGARQLWADSDEIRNTIIGWVREKGSVDPASFASVGWRLTREGAPVFP, translated from the coding sequence ATGCCGTTGAACCGTAGGACGTTTCTGGGCCGTTCGGCTGCCGCCGGTGCGGGTGTGGCGATGGCGGGCGGTGCGGTCGTGGGCTCGGCCGGTGCGGCGGAGGCGGCGGAGGCGGGGCGCGGGCACGGGCACGGGCACGGGCGGCCTGCGAAGCGGTACTCGTTCACGGTGATGGGCACGACCGATCTGCACGGGAACGTCTTCAACTGGGACTACTTCACGGGCGCGGAGTACGACGACGCCGCCCACAACGACGTCGGTCTGGCGAAGATCTCGACGCTGGTGGATCGGGTGCGCCGGGAGAAGGGCGGCCGCAACACCCTGCTGATCGATGCGGGCGACACGATCCAGGGCACGCAGTTGTCGTACTACTACGCGAAGGTCGACCCGATCACGGCCCGGCGCGGCCCGGTGCATCCGATGGCGCGGGCGATGAACGCGATCGGCTACGACGCGGCGGCGCTCGGGAATCACGAGTTCAATTATGGGATTCCGGTGCTGCGGAAATTCGAGGAGCAGTGTGATTTTCCGCTGTTGGGGGCCAATGCGCTGGATGCGAGGACGTTGCGGCCGGCTTTCGCTCCGTATGTCATCAAGCGGATGCACACGCCGTGCGGGCGTGATGTGCGGGTGGCGGTTCTGGGGCTGACGAATCCCGGTATCGCTATCTGGGACAAGGCGCATGTGGGCGGGAGGATGGTGTTCCCGGGTCTGGAGGAGCAGGCGGCGAAGTGGGTGCCGAAGTTGCGTTCGATGGGTGCTGATGTGGTGATCGTGTCGGCGCACTCGGGTTCCTCGGGGACGTCGTCGTACGGGGACCAGTTGCCGTACGTGGAGAATGCCGCGGCCCTGGTGGCGGAGCAGGTTCCGGGGATCGACGCGATCCTGGTGGGACACGCGCATGTGGAGATCGCCGAGCACTTCGTGACGAACAAGGAGACGGGCAGGCGGGTTGTTCTCTCGGAACCCGCGAAGTGGGGCCAGCGGCTGACGCTGTTCGACTTCGATCTGGTGTGGGAGAAGGGCCGGTGGGTGGTGGAGAAGGCCGGTTCGCAGGTGCTGAACTCCAACACGGTGCCGGAGGACCGGAAGGTGACGTCGCTGCTGCGCGAGGAGCACCGCAAGGTGGTGGCGTACGTCAACCAGGTCATCGGTACGTCGGTGGTGGCGATGTCGACGGCGGACGCGCCGTGGAAGGACGAGCCGATCATCGATCTGATCAACCAGGTGCAGACGGACACGGTGACGGCGGCGCTGGCGGGTGGGGAGTACGCGGCGCTGCCGGTGCTGTCGCAGGCCTCGTGCTTCTCGCGTACGGCGGGGATTCCGGCCGGTGATGTGACGATCCGGGATGCGGCGGGGCTGTATCCGTTCGAGAACACGTTGGAGGCACGTCTGATCACGGGTGCGCAGTTGAAGGAGTACTTGGAGTATTCGGCGCGCTATTACGTGCAGACGCCGGCGGGTGGTCCGGTGGACCCGGCGAAGCTGACGAACGCGGACGGGATTCCGGACTACAACTATGACGCGGTGTCGGGGGTGACGTACGACATCGATATCGCGAAGCCGGTGGGTTCGCGGGTCGCGGGGCTGTCCTTCGAGGGGGAGGCGGTCGATCCGGCGGCGCGGTTCGTGTTCGCGGTGAACAACTACCGGGCGAGCGGCGGGGGCGACTTCCCGCATGTGCCGGGGGCGCGGCAGCTGTGGGCGGATTCGGACGAGATCCGGAACACGATCATCGGGTGGGTGCGGGAGAAGGGGTCGGTGGACCCGGCTTCGTTCGCTTCGGTGGGGTGGCGGCTGACGCGTGAGGGGGCCCCGGTGTTCCCGTAG